One Oryza glaberrima chromosome 10, OglaRS2, whole genome shotgun sequence DNA segment encodes these proteins:
- the LOC127753377 gene encoding uncharacterized protein LOC127753377 gives MDINQIHEILPHRFPFLLVDRVIEYKGGEYAVEIKNVTINDNFFPGHFPERPIMHGVLMVQAMAQVGGLVMLQPEVGGSRDNFFFAGNDKVRFRKPVIAKMEGKAYAGGDLGCEGEFLLVSATE, from the exons ATGGACATCAACCAGATCCACGAGATCCTACCCCATAG GTTTCCATTCCTCCTGGTTGATAGAGTTATTGAGTACAAGGGAGGAGAATATGCAGTTGAAATCAAGAATGTCACGATAAATGATAACTTTTTCCCTGGGCATTTCCCCGAACGACCCATAATGCATGGTGTTCTCATGGTTCAG GCTATGGCCCAGGTTGGGGGTCTGGTGATGTTGCAGCCTGAAGTTGGCGGATCTCGGGACAATTTCTTCTTTGCAGGAAATGATAAAGTGAGGTTCCGTAAGCCAGTAATTGCCAAGATGGAAGGAAAAGCTTACGCTGGTGGCGACCTAGGGTGTGAGGGGGAGTTCCTCCTGGTTAGCGCAACCGAATAG
- the LOC127786447 gene encoding ethanolamine-phosphate cytidylyltransferase-like produces the protein MMMGLLAFESNQGLWNSGYYSQLFGIGGVMVTVAILWLSTGYFGGIGAPFSPYFWPYLGQLPKKKERKRPVRVYMDGCFDLMHYGHANALRQAKLLGDQLVVGVVSDEEIVANKGPPVLSMEERLTLVSGLKWVDEVIPNAPYEITEEFMNTLFNKYNIDYIIHGDDPCLLPDGTDAYALAKKVGRYKQIKRTEGVSSTDIVGRILLTFKQKEAGSMETTTDANQNTGATCDKVKSQLSNFLPTSRRIMQFSNGQAPSPGARVVYIDGAFDLFHAGHVEILRSARQLGDFLLVGVHDDQAIRDRRGYRPIMHLHERTLSVLACRYVDEVIIGAPWEVSRDMITTFNISLVVHGTVTEGSSVVGIDPYAVPKSMGIFQTITSTKPITTVSVATRIIDNHEAYKKRNLKKKASEDRYYTQKKFVSGD, from the exons ATGATGATGGGTTTGCTAGCGTTTGAGAGCAATCAAGGGCTCTGGAATAGTGGATATTATTCCCAGCTGTTTGGGATTGGTGGAGTTATGGTCACTGTTGCCATTCTTTGGTTATCGACAGGCTACTTTGGAGGAATTGGTGCTCCTTTTTCCCCATATTTTTGGCCATATCTAGGACAACTTCCAAAGAAGAAGGAACGGAAAAGGCCTGTGAGAGTGTACATGGATGGATGCTTTGACCTCATGCACTATGGCCATGCAAATGCATTACGGCAGGCCAAGTTGTTGGGAGATCAACTTGTAGTGGGAGTTGTTAGTGATGAGGAGATTGTGGCGAACAAGGGTCCACCTGTGCTTTCAATGGAAGAGAG GTTGACACTTGTTAGTGGATTGAAGTGGGTGGACGAGGTCATTCCCAACGCACCCTATGAGATCACGGAAGAATTTATGAATACCCTCTTCAATAAATATAACATTGATTACATTATACATGGAGATGATCCTTGTCTTCTACCTGATGGAACGGATGCTTATGCGTTGGCAAAGAAGGTTGGACGCTACAAGCAAATCAAACGCACTGAAGGTGTCTCAAGCACTGATATAGTTG GGAGGATACTACTGACATTCAAGCAGAAAGAGGCTGGCAGTATGGAAACTACCACAGATGCAAATCAGAACACTGGAGCAACATGTGATAAAGTGAAAAGTCAACTATCCAATTTTCTTCCAACATCTCGTCGGATAATGCAGTTTTCAAATGGACAG GCTCCTTCGCCAGGTGCTCGCGTTGTGTATATAGATGGTgcttttgacctttttcatgcCGGCCATGTTGAG ATCCTTAGAAGTGCTAGGCAACTTGGTGACTTCCTTCTTGTTGGTGTCCATGATGACCAGGCAATCAG GGATAGAAGAGGGTATCGTCCTATCATGCACCTCCATGAGCGTACTCTCAGTGTACTTGCATGTCGCTATGTTGATGAAGTTATAATAGGCGCCCCATGGGAGGTTTCAAGGGATATG ATCACCACATTTAACATTTCATTGGTTGTGCATGGGACAGTAACCGAGGGTAGTTCTGTG GTCGGTATTGATCCATACGCTGTTCCAAAGAGCATGGGTATCTTCCAAACAATCACAAGCACCAAACCTATAACAACAGTTTCAGTGGCTACCAGAATAATTGATAACCATGAAGCTTACAAG AAAAGGAACTTGAAAAAGAAGGCAAGCGAAGATAGATACTACACACAAAAGAAATTTGTCTCTGGAGATTAA